One region of Clostridiales bacterium genomic DNA includes:
- a CDS encoding Ig-like domain-containing protein produces the protein MSVIPKITCRRCGREYSGLRSRCPYCGTGRSKSAERIPLRTSSENAGTPAAEHAAVNTKWQMLFGGILLLAVVAAVIVLITVSLNASQNTPSVAEPTPPATVSSAAPVATPTPTPEPTPTPTPTPSVTSITITFLGSKRTEFAAKVGDEVPLSTTIYPAGGNQTVTWSSKDESIATVSDKGVVTGVGKGTTTITAECGGVKADCTVYITAK, from the coding sequence ATGAGCGTCATTCCCAAGATCACCTGCCGGCGCTGCGGGCGCGAGTATTCCGGCCTGCGCAGCCGCTGTCCATATTGCGGTACGGGACGCAGCAAATCCGCAGAGCGCATACCGCTGCGCACGTCCAGTGAAAATGCGGGCACGCCGGCGGCGGAGCACGCTGCGGTCAATACGAAGTGGCAGATGCTGTTCGGCGGCATTTTGCTCCTCGCGGTCGTGGCTGCCGTCATCGTGCTCATCACCGTGAGCCTGAACGCCAGTCAAAATACCCCGAGCGTTGCCGAGCCGACCCCGCCGGCGACGGTTTCCAGTGCCGCGCCGGTCGCCACGCCGACACCCACACCGGAGCCGACCCCGACTCCGACGCCGACTCCGTCGGTCACGAGCATCACCATCACGTTCCTCGGCAGCAAGCGCACGGAGTTCGCGGCCAAGGTCGGCGATGAGGTGCCGCTGAGCACGACGATCTATCCGGCCGGCGGCAATCAGACTGTCACGTGGTCGAGTAAGGACGAATCCATTGCCACCGTCAGCGACAAGGGCGTCGTGACCGGCGTGGGCAAAGGCACGACGACGATCACGGCCGAGTGCGGCGGCGTGAAGGCCGACTGCACGGTCTATATCACGGCGAAGTAA
- a CDS encoding site-specific integrase: protein MQKYLKKKIRDERGVYIAVYAKDPEELERKVAERLVEVERRKALAANPMVWQYAQTWYKLYTAHLSDSRKSDYAIAINRHICPIIGARHILEVSEDDIAEVMRACGALSRSSQDKIVCALKKIFEAGERAGVVRHNPCAGLRAGGKKSAEKEALSRQQMQTLEDAVAGTRIYPFVMIGLYAGLRREEILGLEWDCVHLDGAAPYISVRRALRWVHNQPVVSDELKSAAARRDVPIPPKLVGCLADLQRTATGDYVISSSDGQPWSMTAYRNAWRYITRRQTGTAKRTEHGETVLREKKLGEMVRNSKVQITIDFDVTPHILRHTYITNLILSGANVKVVQYLAGHSKVETTLNIYTHLIERSPEANLGTVLQAFPAAEKISPKVSPNAPADAQ from the coding sequence ATGCAAAAATATCTCAAGAAAAAGATCAGGGACGAGCGCGGTGTCTATATCGCCGTGTACGCCAAGGACCCGGAGGAGCTGGAGCGCAAGGTCGCCGAGCGCCTGGTCGAGGTCGAGCGCCGCAAGGCGCTGGCAGCCAATCCCATGGTGTGGCAGTATGCGCAGACGTGGTACAAGCTCTATACGGCGCACCTCAGCGACAGCCGCAAGTCCGACTATGCTATCGCCATCAATCGCCACATCTGCCCGATTATCGGCGCGCGGCACATACTGGAGGTCTCCGAGGACGACATCGCAGAGGTAATGCGCGCCTGCGGCGCCCTGTCGCGCAGCTCGCAGGATAAGATCGTCTGCGCGCTCAAAAAGATCTTTGAAGCGGGCGAGCGCGCGGGCGTCGTGCGGCATAACCCGTGCGCCGGACTGCGCGCCGGCGGCAAAAAATCGGCCGAAAAAGAGGCGCTGTCCCGTCAGCAGATGCAGACGCTGGAGGACGCCGTCGCGGGCACACGCATCTATCCGTTTGTGATGATTGGCCTGTACGCCGGTCTGCGCCGCGAGGAGATCCTCGGCCTGGAGTGGGACTGCGTCCATCTCGACGGCGCTGCGCCGTATATCTCCGTGCGCCGCGCGCTGCGCTGGGTGCACAATCAACCGGTCGTCTCGGACGAGCTCAAGAGCGCGGCCGCCCGGCGCGACGTGCCAATCCCGCCCAAGCTCGTCGGCTGCCTCGCCGACCTGCAGCGCACCGCGACCGGCGACTATGTCATCAGCAGCAGCGACGGCCAGCCGTGGAGCATGACGGCGTACCGCAACGCCTGGCGCTACATCACGCGCCGCCAGACCGGCACGGCCAAGCGCACGGAGCACGGTGAGACCGTGCTCCGTGAGAAAAAGCTCGGCGAGATGGTGCGCAACTCCAAGGTGCAGATCACGATCGACTTTGACGTCACGCCGCACATCCTACGGCACACATACATCACCAACCTGATCCTGTCCGGCGCCAATGTCAAGGTCGTGCAGTACCTGGCCGGGCACTCCAAGGTGGAGACCACGCTCAACATTTACACGCACCTCATTGAGCGCAGCCCGGAGGCCAACCTCGGCACCGTGCTGCAGGCCTTTCCGGCAGCCGAAAAAATATCCCCAAAAGTATCCCCAAACGCCCCGGCAGACGCCCAATAG